In one window of Macadamia integrifolia cultivar HAES 741 chromosome 2, SCU_Mint_v3, whole genome shotgun sequence DNA:
- the LOC122065186 gene encoding uncharacterized protein LOC122065186, with product MDKKQWREAVSLSSFIVWTIWKARNDTVFGRKKWSPGEVISLASQAFHEFCSVIDCPQNNISQASYHNIEKTKWTPPTTPSIKVNCDASWSPNHSKCGLGIVIRDSSISVLLAVFEVSSFGSILEWEALAVRSGLLEAISLGVEALQVESDSKEVINYKQRSANKAPLAIQPISLRYHSPLYLVQLLYFLLYF from the coding sequence ATGGATAAGAAGCAATGGAGGGAAGCAGTGAGCCTTAGTTCTTTCATTGTTTGGACAATCTGGAAAGCTAGAAATGATACTGTCTTTGGCAGGAAAAAATGGAGTCCAGGTGAGGTCATATCACTGGCGTCTCAAGCTTTTCATGAATTTTGTTCTGTTATAGACTGCCCTCAAAACAACATTTCACAAGCTTCTTATCACAACATAGAAAAGACCAAATGGACTCCTCCTACTACTCCTTCCATAAAGGTAAATTGTGATGCGTCTTGGAGCCCAAATCATAGTAAATGTGGGTTGGGTATTGTGATTAGAGACTCTAGCATTTCAGTTCTCTTGGCGGTGTTTGAAGTTTCAAGTTTTGGAAGCATCTTGGAATGGGAAGCCCTTGCAGTGCGCAGTGGACTTTTAGAGGCAATCTCCTTGGGAGTTGAAGCTCTTCAAGTGGAGTCTGACTCCAAGGAGGTCATCAATTATAAACAGAGATCGGCCAACAAAGCTCCTTTAGCCATTCAGCCTATTTCTCTCAGATATCATTCACCTCTCTACTTGGTTCAATTATTatattttctcctttatttctaG
- the LOC122057496 gene encoding laccase-8-like, which translates to MVTDLPLQVDLQMFITIGMGVSPCALPGNATCQGPNGLRLSANMNGKSFELPTNMSILQASFTGATGVYTEDFPSQPPVTFDYTNSTKRLNQTQFVFTQKSTSVKKIPFNSSVEIVLQNTAIIGEESHPMHLHGYDFYVMAMGFGNYNASVDTKKFNYFNPQKRNTVAVPRGGWAVIRFRADNPGTWIIHCHLETHLSWGLATVLIVDEGPTSFYKLPRPPSDYPKC; encoded by the exons ATGGTGACCGACTTACCTCTGCAAGTGGACTTGCAGATGTTCATAACTATTGGCATGGGTGTCTCGCCTTGTGCACTCCCAGGTAATGCTACGTGTCAAGGTCCCAATGGTCTGCGACTTTCTGCCAACATGAACGGCAAGTCATTCGAGTTGCCCACCAATATGTCCATCTTGCAAGCATCCTTTACGGGTGCCACCGGAGTTTACACCGAAGATTTCCCAAGCCAGCCACCGGTGACCTTCGACTACACTAACTCCACCAAACGCTTGAACCAGACACAGTTCGTGTTCACACAGAAGTCAACAAGTGTGAAGAAGATTCCATTTAATTCGTCGGTGGAGATAGTGCTACAAAACACGGCTATTATTGGGGAGGAGAGCCACCCAATGCACCTCCACGGTTACGATTTCTATGTGATGGCAATGGGGTTTGGGAACTATAACGCTTCCGTGGATACGAAGAAGTTCAATTATTTTAATCCACAAAAGCGTAACACTGTCGCCGTGCCACGTGGAGGATGGGCTGTCATCAGATTCCGAGCTGACAATCCAG GTACATGGATTATACATTGCCACCTCGAAACCCATCTCTCGTGGGGCCTGGCTACGGTTTTGATAGTTGATGAAGGGCCTACCTCTTTCTACAAACTCCCTCGTCCACCTTCCGATTATCCTAAATGTTAG
- the LOC122065194 gene encoding uncharacterized protein LOC122065194, translating to MDKKQWREAVSLSSFIVWTIWKARNDTVFGRKKWGPGEVISLASQAFHEFCSVIDCPQNNISQASYHNIEKTKWTPPTTPSIKVNCDASWSPNHSKCGLGIVIRDSSISVLLAVSEVSSFGSILEWEALAVRSGLLEAISLGVEALQVESDSKEVINYKQRSANKAPLAIQPISLRYHSPLYLVQ from the coding sequence ATGGATAAGAAGCAATGGAGGGAAGCAGTGAGCCTTAGTTCTTTCATTGTTTGGACAATCTGGAAAGCTAGAAATGATACTGTCTTTGGCAGGAAAAAATGGGGTCCAGGTGAGGTCATATCACTGGCGTCTCAAGCTTTTCATGAATTTTGTTCTGTTATAGACTGCCCTCAAAACAACATTTCACAAGCTTCTTATCACAACATAGAAAAGACCAAATGGACTCCTCCTACTACTCCTTCCATAAAGGTAAATTGTGATGCGTCTTGGAGCCCAAATCATAGTAAATGTGGGTTGGGTATTGTGATTAGAGACTCTAGCATTTCAGTTCTCTTGGCGGTGTCTGAAGTTTCAAGTTTTGGAAGCATCTTGGAATGGGAAGCCCTTGCAGTGCGCAGTGGACTTTTAGAGGCAATCTCCTTGGGAGTTGAAGCTCTTCAAGTGGAGTCTGACTCCAAGGAGGTCATCAATTATAAACAGAGATCGGCCAACAAAGCTCCTTTAGCCATTCAGCCTATTTCTCTCAGATATCATTCACCTCTCTACTTGGTTCAATGA
- the LOC122090464 gene encoding probable calcium-binding protein CML44, which produces MYLLGFSDLEKLFSKIDLNNDGVVSIDELTQLLDKVGVQITADELQGIMGKTNLNLQEFVAFYESLSAQIEEEEESSDDEEKYLLEAFKVFDLNHDGFITCEELHIVLLKFGLLGESSDGDCNKMICRFDLNSDGKLDFEEFRYMMLLNASP; this is translated from the coding sequence ATGTATCTCCTGGGTTTCTCTGATTTGGAGAAGCTCTTCTCAAAGATCGACCTCAACAACGATGGAGTTGTAAGCATAGATGAGCTAACACAACTCTTAGACAAGGTTGGTGTCCAAATCACAGCAGATGAGCTTCAAGGGATCATGGGAAAAACCAATCTCAACCTGCAAGAATTCGTCGCATTCTATGAGTCCTTGTCGGCtcagattgaagaagaagaagaaagcagtgATGATGAGGAGAAATATTTGCTTGAGGCCTTCAAGGTGTTTGACTTGAACCATGATGGGTTCATCACTTGTGAGGAGCTTCATATTGTGCTTTTGAAATTTGGGTTGTTGGGAGAGTCTAGTGATGGGGACTGCAACAAAATGATTTGCAGGTTCGACTTGAACTCCGATGGGAAGCTCGATTTCGAAGAGTTCAGGTACATGATGTTGCTAAATGCTAGCCCGTAA
- the LOC122072293 gene encoding probable calcium-binding protein CML44, producing MPRLSYGDLNRIFNKLDRNGDGYVTAGELHWVLDRVGILTSREEVEYTLKQDSLDLQEFIGFYESIEKPCEVDDKAEEERDDEVDLVEAFKVFDLNNDGFISCEELQSVLSRLGLWEETRGDCRNMIRKFDTNSDGLVDFEEFKAMMLLTSP from the coding sequence ATGCCTCGTCTCAGCTATGGTGACCTGAACAGGATCTTCAATAAGCTTGACCGGAACGGCGATGGCTATGTAACCGCCGGCGAGCTTCATTGGGTACTAGACAGGGTCGGCATCCTGACAAGCCGGGAGGAGGTTGAATATACCTTGAAGCAAGATAGTCTTGACTTACAAGAATTCATTGGCTTCTATGAGTCGATAGAAAAGCCATGTGAGGTAGATGATAAagcagaggaggagagagatgatgaGGTTGATCTTGTGGAGGCTTTTAAGGTATTCGACTTGAACAATGATGGGTTCATCTCTTGTGAGGAACTCCAGAGTGTGTTGTCGAGACTTGGACTATGGGAGGAGACGAGGGGAGATTGTAGGAATATGATTCGAAAATTTGATACCAATTCAGATGGGTTGGTTGATTTCGAGGAATTTAAGGCTATGATGTTGCTTACTAGTCCATGA